The window ATAATGCTATAACAATAGGGTTTTTGCCAGTGGTTTTTGTTACGCTTTAGACAACTGGCTACTCCGGCTTAGCGCAGCAGACTGAGATCAACCTGCTTATCAGCATGGTAGGATGAGCGCACCAACGGTCCACTCGCAACCGACTTGAAGCCTAATTCTTCAGCAATACGGCCAAACTCATCAAATTCTTCCGGGGTGACAAATCGCTCCACCGCCAGATGATCACGGCTGGGCTGTAGATATTGCCCCATGGTAATCATATCGATGTCATGCGCGCGCATATCACGCATCACCTGAATCAACTCCTCAGCGGTCTCCCCCAAACCCAGCATCAAGCCGGACTTGGTCAGCACATCGGGGCGACGCTCTTTGTATTTCTTCAACAAGTCGAGTGACCACTGATAATCCGAGCCAGGGCGAATCTTCTTGTAGAGGCTGGGCACTGATTCCAGGTTGTGATTAAACACGTCCGGGGATTCATCCGCCAAAATATCAAGTGCGATATCCATGCGCCCGCGAAAATCAGGAACGAGAATTTCAATCCGAATATCGGGATTAAGGATACGGGTTTCACGAATACAATCGGCAAAATGTTGGGCACCGCCATCTTTTAAATCATCGCGATCAACCGAGGTCACCACTACATATTTCAAGCCCATATCCGCAATCGCAGTGGCGAGCTGGACCGGTTCACCCTCATCCAACGCGTTGGGGCGGCCATGAGCCACATCGCAAAAAGGGCAGCGGCGGGTACAAATCTCCCCCATAATCATAAAGGTCGCTGTACCACCACTAAAACACTCACCCAGGTTAGGGCATTGCGCCTCCTCACAGACTGAGGCTAATTTATGTTTACGCAGTGTCTTTTTAATACGGTCGATTTCAGGGCTGGCCGGTAATTTAACCCGGATCCAATCAGGCTTTTTCGGCAACTCCACAGTTGGGATGACTTTTACCGGAATACGGGCAACTTTTTCAGCGCCACGCAGCTTTTCACCTTGCACCACTTTTTTCGGTTGCGGCCTGACTTTGGCATTCTTAGTCACTGAAGCACCACTTTCACTTTCCATCTTTACTCACTCTTGATACTCGAAGGCACATGGCCATCACTCACGTCTTGGCGCGCAGTATACCCGAGATCCGCCATTAATTGGCCTACCAACTGTGCACTTAACTCATCAATTGACGGCGCTACACCCTGCTGCAATTGCATGCTAGTGACCGCCATGCCCGCATGACCACAGGGGTTAATACGTAAAAAGGGCTCCATATCCATCGCCACATTGAGGCTTAAACCATGGAAACTACAGCCCTTGCGCACCCGCAAGCCCAGCTGGGCGATCTTGGCATCCGGCGTACCATTTGCGGCTAACACATAAACACCGGGTGCATCCGCTCGCGGACTGGCGGCAATCTGATACTGCGCCAACACACTAACAATGGCGTTTTCTATGGCAGTGACCAACTCTCGCACCCCCAACTTACGGCGTTTGAGATCAATCAACAGGTACCCGACTAATTGACCGGGGCCGTGGTATGTCACTTGCCCACCCCGATCCACCGGAATAACCGGGATATCCCCGGTTGCTAACAAATGCTCAGCTTTCCCAGCCTGCCCTTGGGTAAATACCGGATTATGCTGTAACAACCACATCTCATCATGGCTGTCGGCATTACGTTGATCGGTAAAGTTTTGCATGGCTTGCCAAACAGGTACGTAATCAGCAAGACCCAAGTGGCGAACAATTAAGTGTGAAGTGATATCTGACATGCAACAGCTGGACCTTGGCAATTAACGGAACACAATAACAGAAAGGCTTACAGTACCATCTGCACCTGGCCAGTAGCTTTTAAATCTTCAAATATAGCTTCCAGCTGTGTTTGTCCGGTTGCCACTATGGTGACGGTAATAGAGATAAACGTCCCTTTGCCACTAGGACGCTCTTTGATATTGGATTCAGCGATGTCACCGGCATGTTTACGCATCACCGCTAATACCACCTCGCGAAAAGTCTCGGACTGCCGCCCCATAATTTTAATGGGGTACTCGCAGGGAAATTCAATTTTTGGTGGTTCACCGTCACTGGCTCTTTTGCCATCGCCACGAATTAACACCTTAGAACTCCAGTAATTGACTAAAGAATAGCGCAACTGCATCCCAAAGACGCTTGAAAAAACCTCCAGCTTCAACAGACTCTAAAGCTAGTAGTGGTTCACGCAGTAATTCTTCGCCCTGTAACGTTATCACCAATTCGCCGTATTCTTTACCTTTGGTGACTGGCGCTTTAATCACTTCGTTGAGATTCATTACCGCTTTGATTTCTTTATGCTGACCACGGGGAATCGTTAAGTGAATATCCCGCTCAACGCCCAATTTAAACAGATCCTTGCTGCCCGCCCACAGTTTTGTTTCAGCTAACTCGTCACCCGTCGAATACAATTGATGGGTTTCAAAATAACGAAAACCATAAGCCAACAGTTTTTGCGTTTCTTTTTCTCGGCCACTCTGGCTGTTTGCGCCCATAACGACTGAAACCAAACGCATACCATTGCGCTCAGCAGAGGTCACCAAGCAGTAACCCGCCTCTTTGGTATAGCCCGTTTTTAAACCATCTACACTGTCATCTTTCCACAATAACCGGTTGCGATTGGTCTGACGAATATTATTATAGGTGTAGTCAGGCTCACTATATAAGGCGTATTCGTCCGGATATTTCAGTATTGCTTTTGACAATGTCGCTAAATCTCTAGCCGTCATATAGTGATCAGGATCGGGTAATCCATGGGAATTCACAAAATGAGAATTGGTCATACCCAAGGTCTGCGCATGCTGATTCATCACGTCAGCAAAGGCCAACTCACTACCGGCTAAATGTTCGGCCACGGCGACCGTGGCATCGTTACCTGATGAAATCACCACACCCCTGTGTAAATCACCTAAGGTGACTTGCTTGCCAACTTCAATCCACATTAACGACGAACCAGCAAAAATCGGGTTTTGCGCCCAGGCATTTTTACTAATGGTGACTAAATCACTATTGGCTACGTTGCCCTGCTCCAGCTCATAGGAAAGCACATAGCTCGTCATTAGTTTGGTCAAACTAGCGGGAGGTAAACGCTCATCAGCATTCTTTTCGGTAATGACCTTACCGCTATTGGCATCGATCAGAATATAACCACTGCCATTAATGGCGGGAGGTGCTGGAATAATCGCAGGAGCCGCGATAGCTGCTGGTAGAAACAAGATAAAACAAACAACAAAAAAATTACGCATAAGGTCTGGCTTCATTATTGTGATGATAAAAAAGTGTTGTGATGGTAACGCATGTGGCAAAGAAAAAAAAATATCTTACCCGTTCAATCCAATGCCAACAACGATTCAGTAATTAATTGCGGTGCTGTGTACTGCTGCCCTTGCAATTGGGTGCTCATTTGCTCAACCAAGGCCATCGTGGCCAATGGCCCCAATTGCACCCGATAAAAACCAGCAGGCTCAGAGGCTATAACTCTCACGGGTTGATTTAGCTCGAGCAACAACCGCGCCCGTAACTGATTCGCCGAGGTGATATTTTTGAATGATGCCACCTGCAGAAAATAGTGCTCTTCCTTTACTTGCTGATCCTGCACCTGAATACTTGTCGGTGACTGCGGGGACGCTTGTCGCAGAGATTGTTGCCGTAAACTGTCGAGATCAATAGCTTCCACAATCACTTTCGCCGTTCCCTTTTCCGCATAGCCCAGTTTGACCGCAGCAGCATAAGAAAGATCAATTATGCGA is drawn from Oceanicoccus sp. KOV_DT_Chl and contains these coding sequences:
- the lipA gene encoding lipoyl synthase, whose product is MESESGASVTKNAKVRPQPKKVVQGEKLRGAEKVARIPVKVIPTVELPKKPDWIRVKLPASPEIDRIKKTLRKHKLASVCEEAQCPNLGECFSGGTATFMIMGEICTRRCPFCDVAHGRPNALDEGEPVQLATAIADMGLKYVVVTSVDRDDLKDGGAQHFADCIRETRILNPDIRIEILVPDFRGRMDIALDILADESPDVFNHNLESVPSLYKKIRPGSDYQWSLDLLKKYKERRPDVLTKSGLMLGLGETAEELIQVMRDMRAHDIDMITMGQYLQPSRDHLAVERFVTPEEFDEFGRIAEELGFKSVASGPLVRSSYHADKQVDLSLLR
- the lipB gene encoding lipoyl(octanoyl) transferase LipB, with amino-acid sequence MSDITSHLIVRHLGLADYVPVWQAMQNFTDQRNADSHDEMWLLQHNPVFTQGQAGKAEHLLATGDIPVIPVDRGGQVTYHGPGQLVGYLLIDLKRRKLGVRELVTAIENAIVSVLAQYQIAASPRADAPGVYVLAANGTPDAKIAQLGLRVRKGCSFHGLSLNVAMDMEPFLRINPCGHAGMAVTSMQLQQGVAPSIDELSAQLVGQLMADLGYTARQDVSDGHVPSSIKSE
- a CDS encoding YbeD family protein, whose translation is MLIRGDGKRASDGEPPKIEFPCEYPIKIMGRQSETFREVVLAVMRKHAGDIAESNIKERPSGKGTFISITVTIVATGQTQLEAIFEDLKATGQVQMVL
- a CDS encoding D-alanyl-D-alanine carboxypeptidase family protein, whose protein sequence is MRNFFVVCFILFLPAAIAAPAIIPAPPAINGSGYILIDANSGKVITEKNADERLPPASLTKLMTSYVLSYELEQGNVANSDLVTISKNAWAQNPIFAGSSLMWIEVGKQVTLGDLHRGVVISSGNDATVAVAEHLAGSELAFADVMNQHAQTLGMTNSHFVNSHGLPDPDHYMTARDLATLSKAILKYPDEYALYSEPDYTYNNIRQTNRNRLLWKDDSVDGLKTGYTKEAGYCLVTSAERNGMRLVSVVMGANSQSGREKETQKLLAYGFRYFETHQLYSTGDELAETKLWAGSKDLFKLGVERDIHLTIPRGQHKEIKAVMNLNEVIKAPVTKGKEYGELVITLQGEELLREPLLALESVEAGGFFKRLWDAVALFFSQLLEF